A genomic region of Gaiellales bacterium contains the following coding sequences:
- a CDS encoding chromate transporter: protein MPPRTAEPLRAVAREWWRLGAIGFGGPPTHILLLRQLCVERREWIPAEEFEDAIAACNLLPGPSSTQLAIFCAGRVGGRPGALVGGAGFIVPGLVVIIALAALFLSSSPPDWVRAAGAGGGAAVAAVAVRAALDLALPSWRRAGDGARHLRWIAYVAAGFAASALAGPFVVLALVGCGGLEVLIRVGRTGPISLAVAPHAAGLGSLAWTAFKVGALSFGGGFVIIPLMQSDAVSRYHWMTGPQFLDAVALGQVTPGPVVGTVAAVGYAAGGVGAALLAALVAFLPSFVFMLAGWSRFDRLRGNVTARAFLEGAGPAAIGAIAGSSVLLAGELREDWQYVVLAGATAALLLARRSIVAVLLAAAVAGELALLAGAHIPG, encoded by the coding sequence GTGCCGCCGCGCACGGCTGAGCCGCTCCGCGCCGTCGCGAGGGAGTGGTGGCGCCTGGGGGCGATCGGGTTCGGTGGGCCGCCGACGCACATCCTGCTCCTGCGCCAGCTGTGCGTGGAGCGGCGGGAGTGGATCCCGGCCGAGGAGTTCGAGGACGCGATCGCCGCGTGCAACCTGCTGCCGGGGCCGTCATCGACGCAGCTCGCCATCTTCTGCGCCGGCCGGGTGGGCGGCCGGCCGGGGGCGCTCGTCGGCGGTGCGGGGTTCATCGTCCCCGGCCTCGTCGTCATCATCGCGCTCGCGGCGCTCTTCCTTTCGTCGTCGCCCCCGGACTGGGTGCGTGCCGCCGGAGCGGGCGGCGGCGCGGCCGTCGCCGCGGTCGCGGTGCGGGCGGCGCTCGACCTGGCGCTGCCGTCCTGGCGGCGGGCCGGCGACGGTGCCAGGCACCTGCGCTGGATCGCCTACGTCGCCGCCGGCTTCGCGGCGAGCGCCCTGGCCGGGCCGTTCGTCGTGCTCGCGCTCGTGGGCTGCGGCGGCCTCGAGGTGCTGATCCGGGTCGGTCGCACCGGGCCCATCAGCCTGGCCGTCGCGCCGCACGCCGCCGGGCTCGGGTCGCTCGCCTGGACGGCGTTCAAGGTGGGCGCGCTCAGCTTCGGCGGCGGCTTCGTGATCATCCCGCTCATGCAGTCCGACGCCGTCTCCCGCTATCACTGGATGACGGGGCCGCAGTTCCTCGACGCGGTCGCGCTCGGCCAGGTCACGCCAGGGCCTGTGGTGGGGACCGTGGCGGCGGTCGGCTACGCCGCCGGGGGCGTCGGCGCGGCGCTCCTGGCCGCGCTGGTCGCGTTCCTGCCGTCGTTCGTCTTCATGCTCGCCGGCTGGTCGCGGTTCGACCGTCTGCGCGGGAACGTGACGGCCCGCGCCTTCCTCGAGGGCGCCGGCCCGGCGGCGATCGGCGCGATCGCGGGGTCGTCCGTGCTCCTCGCCGGCGAGCTGCGCGAGGACTGGCAGTACGTCGTGCTCGCCGGTGCGACGGCGGCGCTGCTCCTGGCGCGGCGCAGCATCGTCGCCGTGCTGCTGGCGGCCGCCGTCGCCGGCGAGCTGGCGCTCCTCGCCGGCGCGCACATCCCCGGGTAA